The Andrena cerasifolii isolate SP2316 chromosome 14, iyAndCera1_principal, whole genome shotgun sequence genome contains a region encoding:
- the LOC143376580 gene encoding uncharacterized protein LOC143376580: MILNSSSIHHTANMRLLLITLTCLSACLALPHQRQKKDILPGDPRYGTDYHQHHHHHPETVVEATKSIGYTYNIPDTPITLPQFNYGPPGYQPGLPLNNDYLSPIVDAARFSVPVSTYGVADSVHIPQLTETVVGPSALNVETISNTVAPLPLEQIKTVAVSPPATSYGTPVVDLFKSSLKTSSHHALKTIQTVPATRVAVKDVPSFAATKGVIGSTLVSENLPALHSTIGGINLPSYDIASYAPSTYASYQPAVQTAVPIGFNGSGLKSVRVDAPLTSVEITKSIPTSYPLPQAVEIPRTTLHAPHSLTHIVQRTQPLHTLQSVKSVETLPLPTVQSVQPLPTVHSVPTVHSVQTVHSVPTVHSVPTVHSVPTVHSVPTVHSVPTVHSVQTVHSVPTVHSVPTVHSVPTVHSVQPLPTVHSVPIVHSVQPLPTVHSVQPLPAVHSVQPLPAVHSVQPLPAVHSVQPLPAVHSVQPLSAVHSVQPLPTVHSVQPLPTVHSVPTVHNLPAIKSVKAVTPLPQLTSVHAVKTVSPLPSLPSVHSLEAVTPLPQLPSAHSFEEVSPLPQFPSAHSFETVTPLPQLPSAHSIEAVTPLPELHSAHSIEAVTPLPELHSAHSLEAVTPLPAFPSVHSVSTVSPLPHLHAVKTLSPLPQVASVHSVDTVSHLPLEPAHHVDTLHPSHSVEILPPLQSVEPVHSVHEVVHSKTTPLIQRGPITDFIQTVSQNLPSFPSLPSLPSIPSFPSLPGFPVQSSTVPPAELASPLNLHVSDSFSKDSITVNNPLLRPDSLLDTSIEQHVTPSNGYIQPTDVNGGYIY; the protein is encoded by the exons ATGATACTCAACTCCTCATCCATACACCATACGGCTAACATGAGGCTCCTGCTCATCACTCTG ACCTGCTTGTCAGCTTGTCTGGCTCTGCCCCACCAAAGGCAGAAGAAGGATATTCTGCCAGGAGATCCGCGCTATGGAACCGACTACCATCAacaccatcatcatcatccgGAGACGGTGGTAGAGGCCACGAAATCCATCGGTTATACTTACAACATCCCAGACACTCCGATTACGTTGCCACAGTTCAACTATGGGCCACCTGGCTATCAACCAGGTCTCCCTTTGAACAATGACTACTTGTCACCGATCGTTGATGCCGCCAGATTCTCCGTGCCGGTGTCCACTTATGGAGTAGCAGATTCCGTTCAC ATTCCCCAGCTGACCGAGACAGTCGTAGGACCGAGCGCCCTGAATGTGGAGACGATCTCGAACACCGTGGCTCCACTGCCCCTGGAACAGATTAAG ACGGTCGCTGTTTCACCACCAGCCACCTCTTATGGAACTCCCGTAGTCGACTTATTTAAA AGCTCCTTGAAAACAAGCAGCCACCACGCGCTCAAGACAATCCAGACCGTGCCTGCGACCCGAG TTGCAGTGAAGGACGTGCCTTCGTTTGCAGCAACGAAGGGTGTAATTGGCAGTACCCTGGTCAGTGAGAACTTACCAGCTCTCCACTCCACCATCGGAGGGATCAATCTTCCCAGTTACGACATCGCCTCGTATGCGCCCTCTACCTACGCGAGCTACCAGCCAGCCGTTCAAACGGCTGTTCCTATAGGATTCAACGGAAGCGGATTGAAATCCGTGCGCGTAGATGCACCTTTAACCTCGGTCGAAATCACCAAGAGCATTCCGACCAGCTATCCACTGCCGCAAGCCGTTGAAATACCAAGAACCACCCTCCATGCTCCCCACTCGCTCACGCATATCGTTCAACGCACGCAGCCCCTGCACACTCTGCAGTCCGTGAAATCTGTGGAGACTCTGCCTTTGCCAACTGTGCAGTCCGTGCAGCCTCTGCCAACTGTGCACTCTGTGCCAACTGTGCACTCTGTTCAAACTGTGCACTCTGTGCCAACTGTGCACTCTGTGCCAACTGTGCACTCTGTGCCAACTGTGCACTCTGTGCCAACTGTGCACTCTGTGCCAACTGTGCACTCTGTGCAAACTGTTCACTCTGTGCCAACTGTGCACTCTGTGCCAACTGTACACTCTGTGCCAACTGTGCACTCTGTGCAACCTCTGCCAACTGTGCACTCTGTGCCAATTGTGCACTCTGTGCAACCTCTGCCAACTGTGCACTCCGTGCAACCTCTGCCAGCTGTGCACTCCGTGCAACCTCTGCCAGCTGTGCACTCCGTGCAACCTCTGCCAGCTGTGCACTCCGTGCAACCTCTGCCAGCTGTGCACTCCGTGCAACCTCTGTCAGCTGTGCACTCCGTGCAACCCCTGCCAACTGTGCACTCTGTGCAACCTCTGCCAACTGTACACTCCGTGCCAACTGTACACAATCTGCCAGCTATAAAGTCCGTGAAGGCCGTGACGCCCCTGCCACAGTTGACCTCTGTGCACGCCGTGAAGACAGTATCACCACTGCCATCGCTACCATCCGTACACTCCCTTGAGGCAGTAACACcactcccacaattaccctctGCACACTCCTTCGAGGAAGTATCACCACTGCCACAATTTCCCTCCGCGCATTCCTTTGAGACAGTAACACCTCTGCCACAATTGCCTTCTGCGCATTCCATTGAGGCAGTAACACCTCTGCCAGAATTGCACTCCGCGCATTCCATTGAGGCAGTAACACCTCTGCCAGAATTGCACTCGGCGCATTCCTTAGAGGCAGTAACACCTCTGCCAGCATTTCCCTCTGTACACTCCGTGAGTACAGTATCACCACTGCCACATCTGCACGCCGTGAAGACTCTATCGCCTCTGCCGCAAGTGGCCTCTGTACACTCCGTGGACACAGTGTCGCATCTGCCATTGGAACCAGCCCACCACGTAGACACCCTGCACCCTTCGCATTCCGTGGAGATTCTTCCACCGTTGCAGTCCGTGGAGCCTGTACACTCCGTGCACGAAGTAGTCCATAGCAAAACAACCCCCTTGATCCAAAGGGGCCCGATAACTGACTTCATTCAGACCGTCAGCCAGAACTTGCCCTCCTTCCCCTCGTTACCCTCGTTACCCTCGATACCCTCCTTCCCTTCTCTGCCAGGTTTCCCAGTACAGTCGTCGACCGTGCCCCCAGCGGAGCTTGCTAGTCCTCTGAACCTCCACGTGTCCGACAGCTTCAGTAAAGACTCCATCACCGTCAACAACCCATTGCTGCGCCCCGACAGCCTGCTGGACACTTCCATCGAGCAACACGTCACGCCTTCCAACGGGTACATTCAACCGACAGACGTCAACGGCGGATACATTTACTAA
- the Nep5 gene encoding M13 family metallopeptidase neprilysin 5: protein MNERKDEAQSIYTIGSHANLVPVRSRHAYFKRRRPNMLVIILLVLAVSFFIVTLVLSILYLTTKQMKLCETESCVRIAASLKGSMNTSVDPCDDFYQYVCGKWSGEHPIPDTSLTNSWFEERRERVFRKIRELLKENVTNSDAPWAVKQAKIFYDSCMDVHAVDDLGLTPLFQLLEDLHLPMIPAAFTKKTSGYIEQMARVKKVLGRDVFFGFDVIPDPRNTSNNIMLIDTPITSSPLPNDKELERRLHAIRSRFRKLEDESEDTLLSRLKEAEVTFMSDVIKQILNNGTLDSCSLSVETPFPEEEELEEVVEALYDMTSTFYYLSRLESNQSIWNEAPTDIDYMSVDNLQKLTDQYVTGVNASLTPKPLWRPFIESLFKGIDTLDLNGKDKVLIADLEYLKDVALYLALSEEEELETYIWWVIVDIVVPHSTQSLRKIWSNYITEVTSVEVGETKSLLCASAVNELMGMAVSWLFVEPSFQEDKGKKVFEMLDDIKEAFASLVSRTDWMDRQTKTATLEKNRKMESQIGFPDWLFHEDILNEYYEGIDLSESEYLNNMIQIVRLMSVTELECIHDINYNNLSYWATDPTDVNAFHTYQFNHITIPAGILQFPFYELGLEALNYGAIGTVLGHELTHGFDNSGRHYDSNGNVRQWWTNETIFEYTEKTECFIEHYNTYYEVEVDDYIDGERTLGENIADNGGLREAVIAYERWKARHGQEPLLPGFTHLTHEQLVFLGFAHLWCESYTPKALKWILEDSHCPGHVRLLGVLKNSKEFSEAWKCPAGSNMNPPNKCHLW from the exons ATGAACGAGCGCA AAGATGAGGCACAGTCGATTTACACGATCGGCAGCCACGCGAACCTGGTGCCTGTAAGATCCAGACACGCCTA CTTCAAGAGGCGAAGACCGAATATGCTTGTGATCATCCTGCTTGTCCTCGCGGTTTCCTTCTTTATAGTGACTCTGGTACTTTCTATATTGT ACCTGACGACTAAACAGATGAAGCTCTGTGAAACTGAGAGCTGCGTTCGCATAG CTGCTAGTTTGAAAGGGTCTATGAACACGTCCGTAGATCCCTGCGACGATTTTTACCA ATACGTCTGCGGAAAATGGTCCGGCGAGCACCCGATACCAGACACCAGTTTGACGAACTCCTGGTTCGAGGAACGCAGGGAGCGAGTGTTCAGGAAGATCAGGGAGCTCCTGAAGGAAAATGTCACGAACAGCGACGCGCCGTGGGCGGTGAAGCAGGCTAAAATATTTTACGACAGCTGCATGGACGTGC ACGCGGTGGACGATTTGGGACTGACACCCCTGTTCCAATTATTGGAAGATCTCCATCTGCCTATGATTCCTGCGGCATTTACCAAGAAGACTAGCGGTTACATCGAGCAGATGGCAAGGGTGAAGAAAGTTCTGGGAAGGGACGTTTTCTTCGGCTTCGATGTTATTCCTGATCCACGGAACACCAGCAACAACATCATGCTCATCGACACACCAATCACCAGCAGCCCGTTGCCCAA TGATAAGGAGCTGGAGAGGCGGTTGCACGCGATAAGGTCGAGATTCAGGAAGCTGGAGGACGAATCGGAGGACACGCTTTTGAGCAGGTTGAAGGAAGCTGAAGTGACGTTCATGAGCGACGTCATTAAGCAGATCCTCAATAATGGAACCCTCGACTCTTGCTCTTTAAGCGTCGAGACCCCGTTCCCCGAAGAGGAAGAGCTAGAGGAAGTCGTCGAGGCGCTTTACGACATGACCAGCACATTTTATTAC TTGTCCCGTCTGGAAAGCAACCAGAGCATATGGAACGAGGCGCCAACAGACATAGACTACATGTCGGTGGACAATCTTCAGAAGCTCACCGACCAATACGTCACGGGAGTCAATGCGTCTCTCACGCCTAAACCACTCTGGCGACCGTTCATCGAGTCGCTCTTCAAGGGTATCGACACTTTGGATCTGAATGGCAAGGACAAAGTGCTGATCGCTGACCTGGAGTATTTGAAGGACGTTGCCCTTTACTTGGCtctcagtgaagaagaagaattaG AGACCTATATCTGGTGGGTGATAGTCGACATCGTTGTGCCCCATTCAACCCAGAGTTTGAGGAAGATTTGGTCCAACTACATCACAGAAGTGACCAGCGTGGAGGTCGGCGAAACCAAGTCCCTGCTCTGCGCTTCTGCTGTGAACGAGCTGATGG GAATGGCCGTCTCCTGGTTGTTCGTCGAGCCTTCCTTCCAAGAAGACAAGGGCAAGAAGGTGTTCGAGATGCTGGACGACATAAAAGAAGCTTTCGCCTCGCTGGTTTCACGCACCGACTGGATGGACAGGCAGACAAAAACGGCGACCTTGGAGAAGAATAGGAAGATGGAGTCACAGATTGGCTTCCCCGACTGGCTCTTCCACGAGGATATACTTAACGAGTATTACGAGGGC ATAGACCTCTCGGAGTCGGAGTACTTGAACAACATGATTCAAATCGTTCGTTTGATGTCTGTCACTGAGCTAGAGTGCATCCACGATATTAACTACAACAACTTGTCCTA CTGGGCCACCGACCCGACAGATGTGAATGCGTTTCATACGTACCAGTTCAATCATATAA CTATACCAGCTGGAATCCTTCAATTCCCGTTTTACGAGCTGGGTCTCGA GGCTCTGAATTACGGGGCCATCGGCACCGTCCTCGGCCACGAGTTAACGCATGGATTCGATAACAGTGGCAGGCACTACGACAGCAACGGGAACGTGAGGCAATGGTGGACCAACGAAACCATCTTCGAGTATACGGAGAAGACCGAGTGTTTCATAGAGCATTACAACACCTACTACGAAGTCGAG GTAGACGATTACATCGATGGGGAACGAACGCTGGGCGAAAACATAGCCGATAATGGGGGCCTCAGGGAGGCTGTCATCGCTTACGAAAGATGGAAGGCCAGACACGGTCAAGAGCCCTTGCTTCCTGGATTCACTCATCTCACTCACGAGCAGCTGGTTTTCCTCGGCTTCGCGCAC CTGTGGTGCGAGTCGTACACGCCGAAGGCTTTGAAATGGATACTGGAAGATTCCCATTGCCCCGGGCATGTGAGGCTTCTGGGAGTTTTGAAAAACTCCAAGGAATTCAGCGAGGCTTGGAAATGTCCCGCGGGGTCGAACATGAATCCTCCAAACAAGTGTCATCTATGGTAA
- the LOC143376266 gene encoding uncharacterized protein LOC143376266: MQCNRCAPASSWLPGPGQGTAIKAYRVAPQIRSVFPCTAQEKSPTMKFVIVLFAVVAAASAYPGVIPWAAPVHAPQVVHAIQVPQQQPIPPLHPQPLNIKVPQGHVNRIPYHSPAIVKPHLIAVEEYVEPVLKVVKAPVHQPWD, encoded by the exons ATGCAATGCAATCGTTGTGCCCCCGCCTCATCTTGGCTCCCTGGGCCTGGGCAGGGCACCGCTATAAAAGCATACCGCGTCGCCCCTCAGATACGTAGTGTTTTCCCGTGTACAGCACAAGAAAAATCGCCTACAATGAAGTTCGTC ATTGTTCTGTTCGCCGTGGTGGCCGCCGCCAGTGCCTACCCCGGAGTGATCCCGTGGGCTGCGCCG GTACACGCTCCGCAAGTGGTGCACGCGATCCAGGTCCCCCAGCAGCAGCCGATCCCGCCCCTACATCCCCAGCCCCTGAACATCAAGGTTCCCCAGGGCCACGTCAATAGAATACCGTACCACAGCCCTGCGATCGTCAAGCCGCACCTGATCGCCGTCGAGGAGTACGTCGAGCCGGTGCTCAAGGTCGTCAAGGCTCCCGTCCACCAGCCCTGGGATTAA
- the LOC143376186 gene encoding serine/threonine/tyrosine-interacting protein isoform X2, with protein sequence MLFLDSNEARQDEESASENGSDDYPRIPISMDEPKEWTYTMRRHMQEVVPGLYLGPYSAAIRSKLQCLLEHGITHIVYLVLDIADTATENIIHHFQQVKAFIDEGLNSGGQVLVHSNAGISRSAALVLAYVMETYGLSQTRAYAMVQQKRFCINPNEGFMAQLREYEPIYQAQKILRNGQQSSVRQRSKRTIHQMDTERVEDRCDEMDS encoded by the exons ATGCTGTTTCTAGACAGTAATGAAGCTCGCCAGGATGAG GAAAGCGCCAGTGAAAATGGATCCGATGATTATCCGAGGATACCTATCTCTATGGATGAGCCAAAGGAGTGGACTTACACAATGCGGAGACATATGCAG GAGGTGGTACCTGGATTATATCTCGGCCCGTACAGCGCAGCTATTCGGTCGAAACTACAATGCCTACTGGAGCACGGCATAACTCATATAGT GTACCTCGTCTTGGACATCGCCGACACTGCGACGGAAAACATTATCCACCACTTTCAGCAAGTTAAAGCATTTATCGACGAGGGCTTGAATTCCGGCGGCCAAGTTCTAGTTCACAGTAACGCCGGGATATCGAGATCCGCGGCGTTGGTCTTGGCGTATGTTATGGAAACATATGGGCTCTCGCAAAC GCGCGCGTACGCAATGGTGCAGCAGAAAAGGTTCTGTATAAATCCTAATGAAGGCTTCATGGCGCAGTTGAGGGAGTACGAGCCTATCTACCAAGCGCAGAAGATATTGAGGAACGGGCAGCAAAGCTCGGTGAGACAGCGAAGTAAAAGGACCATCCATCAAATGGACACTGAACGAGTGGAAGATAGGTGCGACGAAATGGACAGTTGA
- the LOC143376186 gene encoding serine/threonine/tyrosine-interacting protein isoform X1 gives MLFLDSNEARQDEESASENGSDDYPRIPISMDEPKEWTYTMRRHMQEVVPGLYLGPYSAAIRSKLQCLLEHGITHIVCVRHHTEANFIKPNFPDKFQYLVLDIADTATENIIHHFQQVKAFIDEGLNSGGQVLVHSNAGISRSAALVLAYVMETYGLSQTRAYAMVQQKRFCINPNEGFMAQLREYEPIYQAQKILRNGQQSSVRQRSKRTIHQMDTERVEDRCDEMDS, from the exons ATGCTGTTTCTAGACAGTAATGAAGCTCGCCAGGATGAG GAAAGCGCCAGTGAAAATGGATCCGATGATTATCCGAGGATACCTATCTCTATGGATGAGCCAAAGGAGTGGACTTACACAATGCGGAGACATATGCAG GAGGTGGTACCTGGATTATATCTCGGCCCGTACAGCGCAGCTATTCGGTCGAAACTACAATGCCTACTGGAGCACGGCATAACTCATATAGTGTGCGTTAGACATCACACGGAAGCAAATTTTATAAAGCCCAACTTCCCTGACAAATTCCA GTACCTCGTCTTGGACATCGCCGACACTGCGACGGAAAACATTATCCACCACTTTCAGCAAGTTAAAGCATTTATCGACGAGGGCTTGAATTCCGGCGGCCAAGTTCTAGTTCACAGTAACGCCGGGATATCGAGATCCGCGGCGTTGGTCTTGGCGTATGTTATGGAAACATATGGGCTCTCGCAAAC GCGCGCGTACGCAATGGTGCAGCAGAAAAGGTTCTGTATAAATCCTAATGAAGGCTTCATGGCGCAGTTGAGGGAGTACGAGCCTATCTACCAAGCGCAGAAGATATTGAGGAACGGGCAGCAAAGCTCGGTGAGACAGCGAAGTAAAAGGACCATCCATCAAATGGACACTGAACGAGTGGAAGATAGGTGCGACGAAATGGACAGTTGA
- the LOC143376187 gene encoding NPC intracellular cholesterol transporter 2 homolog a, whose amino-acid sequence MRSTIAVILVFCFLSLCGSPTCRAVEITDCGSKVGKFTSVTLKGCDMSKSVCDLVRNTNASIEIDFTVGTDVSLVVAVVHGVIMDIPIPFPLPGANACTNPESGLTCPLTQGGPYHYHTTLPVLKSYPKLSVTVKWQLVDEKNENIVCVLLPARIV is encoded by the exons ATGCGTTCGACGATCGCTGTGATTCTCGTGTTCTGTTTTCTGAGTTTATGTGGATCACCGACATGCCGAGCGGTCGAGATCACCGATTGCG gCTCGAAGGTCGGAAAGTTTACATCGGTAACTTTGAAAGGATGTGATATGAGCAAATCTGTTTGCGATTTGGTACGAAATACAAATGCATCGATCGAGATAGATTTTACAGTTG GTACAGATGTCTCATTAGTCGTTGCAGTTGTGCACGGCGTTATAATGGATATTCCTATACCTTTCCCATTACCAGGCGCAAATGCCTGTACAAACCCCGAGTCGGGGCTCACGTGTCCTCTAACTCAGGGTGGACCGTATCATTATCACACCACGTTACCAGTGCTGAAATCTTACCCTAAG CTTTCCGTTACTGTGAAATGGCAACTGGTGGATGAAAAGAACGAGAACATAGTTTGCGTGCTGCTCCCAGCAAGAATTGTATAA